One Zea mays cultivar B73 unplaced genomic scaffold, Zm-B73-REFERENCE-NAM-5.0 scaffold_514, whole genome shotgun sequence DNA window includes the following coding sequences:
- the LOC118475612 gene encoding exopolygalacturonase, with translation MACTNNAMRALFLLVLFCIVHGEKEESKGIDAKASGPGGSFDITKLGASGNGKTDSTKAVQEAWASACGGTGKQTILIPKGDFLVGQLNFTGPCKGDVTIQVDGNLLATTDLSQYKDHGNWIEILRVDNLVITGKGNLDGQGPAVWSKNSCTKKYDCKILPNSLVMDFVNNGEVSGVTLLNSKFFHMNMYRCKDMLIKDVTVTAPGDSPNTDGIHMGDSSGITITNTVIGVGDDCISIGPGTSKVNITGVTCGPGHGISIGSLGRYKDEKDVTDINVKDCTLKKTMFGVRIKAYEDAASVLTVSKIHYENIKMEDSANPIFIDMKYCPNKLCTANGASKVTVKDVTFKNITGTSSTPEAVSLLCTAKVPCTGVTMDDVNVEYSGTNNKTMAICTNAKGSTKGCLKELACF, from the coding sequence ATGGCATGCACAAACAATGCGATGAGAGCCTTGTTCCTCCTGGTCCTCTTCTGCATCGTGCATGGTGAGAAGGAAGAGTCAAAGGGCATCGATGCGAAAGCGTCCGGGCCTGGTGGGTCCTTCGACATCACCAAGTTGGGCGCCTCCGGCAATGGCAAGACAGACAGCACGAAGGCTGTGCAGGAGGCATGGGCATCGGCGTGCGGCGGCACTGGGAAGCAGACAATCCTCATACCCAAGGGCGACTTCCTTGTCGGACAACTCAACTTCACAGGCCCTTGCAAGGGCGACGTGACCATCCAGGTGGATGGCAATCTGCTGGCGACCACGGACCTAAGCCAGTACAAGGACCATGGTAATTGGATCGAGATTCTACGCGTGGATAACCTGGTCATCACCGGCAAGGGAAACCTTGACGGGCAGGGCCCAGCTGTGTGGAGCAAGAACTCCTGCACCAAGAAGTACGACTGCAAGATCCTTCCCAACTCGCTGGTGATGGACTTCGTGAACAACGGGGAGGTGTCCGGGGTCACGCTGCTCAACTCCAAGTTCTTCCACATGAACATGTACCGGtgcaaggacatgctgatcaaggACGTGACCGTGACGGCGCCCGGGGACAGCCCCAACACGGATGGCATCCACATGGGCGACTCATCCGGGATCACCATCACCAACACCGTCATTGGCGTCGGCGACGACTGCATCTCCATCGGCCCCGGGACCTCCAAGGTGAACATCACCGGCGTGACCTGCGGCCCTGGCCACGGCATCAGCATCGGAAGCCTAGGGCGGTACAAGGACGAGAAGGACGTCACGGACATCaacgtcaaggattgcactcttaAGAAGACGATGTTCGGCGTCCGCATCAAGGCGTACGAGGACGCCGCCTCCGTGCTCACCGTCTCCAAGATCCACTACGAGAATATCAAGATGGAGGACTCAGCCAACCCCATCTTCATCGACATGAAGTACTGCCCCAACAAGTTGTGTACTGCCAACGGCGCCTCCAAGGTCACCGTCAAGGACGTCACCTTCAAGAACATCACCGGCACCTCCTCCACCCCGGAGGCCGTTAGCCTGCTCTGCACTGCCAAGGTCCCATGCACCGGCGTCACCATGGATGACGTCAACGTCGAGTATAGCGGCACCAACAACAAGACCATGGCTATATGCACGAACGCCAAGGGCAGCACCAAAGGTTGCCTCAAGGAGCTTGCATGCTTCTAG